Proteins encoded by one window of Canis lupus dingo isolate Sandy chromosome 22, ASM325472v2, whole genome shotgun sequence:
- the TEX30 gene encoding testis-expressed protein 30: MSHTEVKLKIPFGNKLLDAVCLVPNKSLTYGIILTHGASGDMNLPHLMSLASHLASHGFFCLRFTCKGLNIVHRIKAYKSVLNYLKTSGEYKLAGVFLGGRSMGSRAAASVMCHIEPDDADDFVRGLICISYPLHHPKQQHKLRDEDLYRIKDPVLFVSGSADEMCEKNLLEKVAQKMQAPNKIHWIEKANHSMAVKGRSTNDVFKEINTQILFWIQEITEMDKK, from the exons ATGAGTCATACAGAG gttaaattaaaaataccttttggAAATAAATTACTAGATGCTGTTTGTTTGGTACCTAACAAGAGCTTAACATATGGAATAATTCTTACACATGGAGCGTCAGGAGATATGAACCTTCCTCATTTGATGTCACTGGCATCCCATCTTGCATCTCATGGTTTTTTTTGCCTGAGATTTACCTGTAAAGGCCTTAATATTGTACATAGAATTAAGGCATATAAATCAGTTTTG AATTACCTAAAGACCTCAGGAGAGTACAAACTGGCAGGTGTTTTCCTTGGCG gTCGCTCAATGGGCTCAAGAGCAGCTGCTTCTGTAATGTGCCATATTGAGCCAGATGATGCTGATGATTTTGTTCGAGGTCTCATTTGTATTTCTTACCCACTGCACCATCCAAAGCAGCAACATAAACTTAGGGATGAAGATCTCTATCGTATAAAAGATCCTGTGTTGTTTGTGTCAGGCTCAGCAGATGAAATGTGTGAAAAG aacttGTTGGAGAAAGTGGCACAGAAAATGCAAGCTCCCAATAAAATCCACTGGATTGAGAAGGCAAATCATTCCATGGCAGTGAAAGGACGGTCAACaaatgatgttttcaaagaaataaatacacagattTTGTTTTGGATCCAGGAAATCACTGAAATGgacaagaaataa